GATCAATACCTCGAAGCTGGACAATGACGGCCACGGTTACCGAGTCATGGGGGCCGGGAACCTGCCTCAATACGCTGAGAAGGACCTGCACTACTGAACGCTTCTCATCCTGCCGTTCGCGGGGGCTAGAGGCTGGTGGTCGGGGTTCGTAACATGGCAGGGCTCCTGGTCGTTTCGCTGGTGATCTCACTCGCCAACGTCTCGACAAAGGATCCCAGTTGGTCCCGTATCGAGCATGCTCGACGTCCCACAGGAGGTCGTTGAGCACGTTTCCTGGCTCATCTCGCCCGAAGGTGTGAGCTGAACTCTCGCTGGCCAAGCTGGGCTGCTTCCTGCAGGCCCTGCTCGTCCTGGTCCACCTACGCAAGAACGAGACCCTGGCCCAGGTCGCGACAGGGTTCGGGGTCTCCACCGCCACCGCCGGCCGGTACGTGACGGAGACGGTCGGGATCCCCGCCGAACACGCTCCGAGCACGGTAACTCCTCAGCCCGCCTGAAGCTCTGCCCCGATGCGCTCCGTCTCGGTCCTGGCGAGCTCCACACGGGGATCGCCCGGATACGCATGAGGGCCGAGGATCTTCGTGCAATAGAACAGCGACATGAGCTTGCCATCACGGCATTCCAGGTCCTGGCCGCGCTCACGCCGTACGCGTTCCGCCAGTTCTGGGAAGGCGAGCGAGTTCCCCCACAGCCATGCCGCGTCCAGGCCGCGGGGCGCCATCCCCCAGTCCTCCCAGTCGAACAAGCAGAATTGCGGCGCGGTCACGTTCGCCCAGTTCAGGTCGGCGTGCGCTGGCGTCCACTCCCTGATCGCCGTGTCCGAGACATCGGGGAACGTCTCGCTGATCGCCGAGGTGACGCCCACCTGAGTGATCGCGACGGTGTCCGGTGTGGCCACACGCGTCGTCTGCTGGGCAGCGAGGGCATCCAGCGAGAGGTTCAGTGCCTCCCACCACTCATCGGACAACGTCAACACCGCGTCCGGGCCCACCGGCGCTCCCGGAAGCAGTTGGGTCTCGTCAGCACGCCACATCGCCCCGCCCGCCGTGTCGCTCCACGACACCGCCTGTAGCCACGCCGGCTTCGCGACACCGTCCAGGACCGCGGCGCACTCTGTTCCGTTCCAGCTCTGCCCCCTGGCTTTTTCCAGTGGGCGCCGTTCAATCCGAACCCACGTGTTCCGGTCTGTACGTCCACCAACCGTCCGGCGCTTCCGTACCACCGTCTCCGGACCCACACGCACGCCGAGTGCGCGCTCGACGCGTTTGAGGACCTCGTCAACCGGTTCAACGCGCAAGTCGATAGAGACGATCGTGGGCGATGAGGCGGTCATACGACTCCTTGAGCTGAGGTATCGCGACGCTAGCAAGAACCCATCCCTACGCAGGGTCAAGTCCCGCACGGATCACACCGTCTCGTGAAGAAGGTATCCAGCAGATCCCGGCAGCAATATCACGCACGTGATGTGCGAAGCGCCCTACGTCGATGCAGAGTTGAGAAAACAGAGGTGCCGCAGACGGAAAGACAACACCTCGCGACCTACGAGCGACGGCGCGCGACCGGCCCTCGTTGCGGCCGCCCGATGAGCCGGCCCTGTCCTTCGGCTTCCCCCGTAGCGGGAGGACAGGGCATCATCACGGCACCTGCTGCAGCGAACCGGGACTTGGCCTACTCGGTATGGAGTCACTCATCCGATCAGTGGTGATCCCCTGAATGGCCACCTTCCGGAACCGCTGGACCTCTTGCGTCTCGGTGCTCCTGTACCTCGGGAATGGCACCGTTGGCACGTCTCTGGGGTCCCCTCGGACGATTGAGGTGCGCCGGTCAGTGCGCGAAGAGAGAGAACTTCTCCGTGATCGTCTCGCGGTCCGCGTCTTGTGCCAGCAGCCCATGGAGTAGGAGGCGTGCCTGGTAGGGGCCAAGATTGCCAGCCGGGATGAGCCCACGGCTGATCAGATCCTTCTCGGACCCAGGAAAGCCGTACGTCCTGGTCAAGACAGGGCCATTCCCGATGCGCGACGAGAGAACCACGGGGATCCTCGCGGCGAGCCGTTCGAGGCTCTCGACGAGTCGCTGAGGAACGTGACCGACGCCAAAGGCAGCGACGACGAGCCCGTCACATCGGCCGTCCCATGCCGCGAGCAGTTCTCCATCGTCGCCGAGACTGACCGTGTACAAACCCACGCGGACCTCACGCCTTCGCGACTGCGCCAAGGGGCCATAGCGGTGGGGTAGCGCAGCGGTCAGCTGTACGCTGTCCTCGGCGATCCGGCCGATGGGCCCTGCGCCGGGTGACGTGAAGGCAGCGGGGCTGGTGGTGTGGGACTTGCGGACGTGACGTGCCGCGTGAATCTCGTCATTCAAGACGACCAGGGCACCGGCGCCACGCAGCCGCGGGTCGGCTGCGGCGAGGACAGCCGCGTACAGGTTGGCGGGTCCGTCGGGACTGGCCATGGTGGGATTGCGCATGGCGCCGGTGACGATGATCGGCTGCTCGTGGCCGTGATGAAGATCAAGGAAGAACGCGGTCTCCTCGATGGTGTCGGTGCCCTGTGTGATCACCACACCGTCGACGTCGCCGCCAGCGAGGGTCTTGTCGACCGCCACGCCAAGTTCGGTGAGGTCGTCGAAGGTCAGCGAGGCACCGGGCACACGGCGGAAGTCGTGCACGCGCAACTCGAGTCCGTGGCCATCCAAGCCTGGCACGGCCGCGAGGAGGTCGTGGGCGGAGAGGGCCGGCACGACCCCGCCGGCCGCAGTATCGGTGGTCATGGCGATGGTGCCGCCGAGAGAGTAGACAGCAACCGTTCTCGTCGCGCCCATCCTCGCCCTCCAGCTTCTGACCAATCTCAGCCTGGATGAATCTCGTCCCTCGGTGATCGCTCTATGCAGGCTATCGGGTTACCCCTGAGGACGTCAGCCTCAGCCTGAACTGCGGTGAAGCGGCAAACCGTCGATCGCGTCATCGTGATCGCGACCTGGTCTTTGCGCCGCTACGGAGCCAGCCGGTTCGGGCCACGGAACAGGAACGTGGCCTCGCGGATCGAGTCAAGCCCGAGCAACACCATCAGCACCCGACTCAGGCCCATGCCCAGGCCTCCGTGGGGCGGGCAGCCGTACCGAAAGACGTTCAGGTAGTCCTGCATCGGTTCAGGCCTCAGACCCTTCGCCGCAGCCTGCTTCACAAGTACGTCGTAGCGGTGCTCACGCTGCGCGCCGGTCGTAACCTCCAGCCCCTGCCACAGCAGGTCGAAGCTGAGCGTCACAGCCGGGTTGTCCGCCGGCCGCATGTGGTAGAACGGCCGGACACTCGTCGGGTAATGGGTGACGAACACCCATGCATGGCCCATGTGCTCCCTGAGAAGCGCGCCGATTCCGCGCTCGCCCTCGGGGTCCAGGTCCTCCTTCACACCCTGCGGGTCCCAGCCCTTCGCCCGCAGCAGCTCCTGAGCCACCGCCATCGTGATCCGTGGGAACGGCACCGTCGGCACTCTCACCTCAACGCCGAACGCATCCCGGATTGCCTCCCCGTGCGCGTCGGCGACTCGGGAGATAGCGTGCGCGAGCATGCGCTCCTCGAACGCCATGACGTCCTCGACCCCGTCGATCCACGCCAGCTCCACGTCCACGCCGGTGAACTCGGTGGCGTGCCGGGAGGTGAACGACGGCTCGGCGCGGAACACCGGGCCGACCTCGAAGACGCGGTCGATGCCGGCCGCGATCGCCATCTGCTTGAAGAACTGCGGCGACTGCGCCAGGTA
Above is a genomic segment from Streptomyces fodineus containing:
- a CDS encoding asparaginase, producing the protein MGATRTVAVYSLGGTIAMTTDTAAGGVVPALSAHDLLAAVPGLDGHGLELRVHDFRRVPGASLTFDDLTELGVAVDKTLAGGDVDGVVITQGTDTIEETAFFLDLHHGHEQPIIVTGAMRNPTMASPDGPANLYAAVLAAADPRLRGAGALVVLNDEIHAARHVRKSHTTSPAAFTSPGAGPIGRIAEDSVQLTAALPHRYGPLAQSRRREVRVGLYTVSLGDDGELLAAWDGRCDGLVVAAFGVGHVPQRLVESLERLAARIPVVLSSRIGNGPVLTRTYGFPGSEKDLISRGLIPAGNLGPYQARLLLHGLLAQDADRETITEKFSLFAH
- the aspS gene encoding aspartate--tRNA(Asn) ligase, which codes for MIHTTDRVLVSELREHVGRTVSVAGWAHTLRLLSKVQLVVVRDHTGMVQVTHRRGGAGDDIEAALQQLTPESAVRITGRVAENPIVKLHSLEIIPERVEILNRAETPLPIDEQTGLEHRLDWRFLDIRRRPAAQSLFAVQTTLEQGMREYAYGQGCTEMHTPKLMGTASESGAEVFELGYFGRSAYLAQSPQFFKQMAIAAGIDRVFEVGPVFRAEPSFTSRHATEFTGVDVELAWIDGVEDVMAFEERMLAHAISRVADAHGEAIRDAFGVEVRVPTVPFPRITMAVAQELLRAKGWDPQGVKEDLDPEGERGIGALLREHMGHAWVFVTHYPTSVRPFYHMRPADNPAVTLSFDLLWQGLEVTTGAQREHRYDVLVKQAAAKGLRPEPMQDYLNVFRYGCPPHGGLGMGLSRVLMVLLGLDSIREATFLFRGPNRLAP